The proteins below come from a single Natrinema sp. SYSU A 869 genomic window:
- a CDS encoding SRPBCC family protein — translation MREVTVSRVVDVSPAELSAWLEPAAIVEAEGSFSVETVDDGDDATIVVASGPGIQLPLRFEDREDEIYYTQAGEHGPFSEMETWLETEPVDAGRTRVTIRSAVELAAPLPFGDRIAAWKRNGELEGIIETIETELG, via the coding sequence ATGCGCGAGGTGACGGTCTCTCGAGTCGTCGACGTCTCTCCGGCCGAGCTATCGGCGTGGCTCGAGCCGGCGGCGATCGTCGAAGCCGAGGGGAGCTTTTCGGTCGAGACCGTCGACGACGGGGACGACGCGACGATCGTCGTGGCCAGCGGCCCCGGCATTCAGTTGCCGCTGCGATTCGAGGACCGTGAGGACGAGATCTACTACACGCAAGCGGGCGAGCACGGCCCCTTCTCGGAGATGGAGACGTGGCTCGAGACCGAGCCCGTCGACGCCGGGCGAACCCGCGTGACGATCCGGTCGGCGGTCGAACTCGCTGCTCCGCTGCCGTTCGGCGACCGGATCGCCGCCTGGAAACGGAACGGAGAACTCGAAGGTATCATCGAGACGATCGAAACCGAACTCGGCTGA
- a CDS encoding redox-regulated ATPase YchF, which yields MSTSYRIGLVGKPSVGKSSFFNAATMNDVPEGAYPFTTIDPSVGEAYARVDCAAPEFDEECTPNVGYCDHGTRFVPTKLVDVAGLIPGAHEGNGLGNQFLSDLNETDVLVHVVDFSGKTDAEGEPTEGHDPRDDIGFLEEELDQWYLGVLEKGINRYESGYTTEDDAIEEELAEQMSAFKTTEDEIKRLIRRIDVGFDPAAWDEDDQLALAREIRKETKPMVIAANKMDTPEAQANYDEITTDPDYDHLTIVPCSAHAEKALKSADQAGVVDYRPGDAEFEIVDDISGEQEQGLEQIRDFLNEFGATGVQAALETALFDVLGVTPVFPGGANGLGNERGEVLPDCYLIPPNSTAEDFAYSLHSDIGDGFLHAIDCRTNRQLGKDYEVESRDVIEVITTN from the coding sequence ATGAGTACGAGTTACCGGATCGGACTCGTCGGCAAACCCTCCGTCGGCAAGTCCTCCTTCTTCAATGCGGCGACGATGAACGACGTGCCCGAGGGGGCCTACCCGTTCACGACGATCGACCCTAGCGTGGGCGAGGCCTACGCTCGTGTCGACTGTGCGGCACCCGAATTCGACGAGGAGTGCACGCCAAACGTCGGCTACTGCGACCACGGGACCCGTTTCGTCCCGACGAAACTCGTCGACGTCGCCGGGCTGATCCCCGGCGCACACGAGGGCAACGGGCTGGGCAACCAGTTCCTCTCCGACCTCAACGAGACCGATGTACTCGTCCACGTCGTCGACTTCTCCGGGAAGACGGACGCCGAAGGCGAGCCCACCGAGGGCCACGACCCGCGAGACGATATCGGGTTCTTAGAGGAAGAGCTTGACCAGTGGTATCTGGGCGTCTTAGAGAAGGGGATCAATCGATACGAGTCGGGCTACACCACTGAGGACGACGCTATCGAGGAAGAGCTTGCCGAACAGATGAGCGCGTTCAAGACGACCGAGGACGAGATCAAACGACTCATCCGGCGCATCGATGTCGGCTTCGATCCCGCTGCATGGGACGAAGACGACCAGCTCGCGCTCGCCCGCGAGATCCGGAAGGAGACCAAGCCGATGGTCATCGCGGCGAACAAGATGGACACGCCCGAGGCACAGGCCAATTACGATGAGATCACGACCGATCCCGACTACGACCACCTGACGATCGTTCCCTGCAGCGCCCACGCCGAGAAGGCCCTGAAGTCGGCCGACCAAGCCGGCGTCGTCGACTATCGGCCCGGCGATGCGGAGTTCGAGATCGTGGACGATATCTCGGGCGAGCAAGAACAGGGCTTAGAGCAGATCCGTGACTTCCTCAACGAGTTCGGTGCGACGGGCGTCCAAGCGGCCCTCGAGACCGCACTGTTCGACGTGCTCGGCGTGACCCCGGTGTTCCCCGGCGGTGCGAACGGGTTGGGCAACGAACGCGGCGAAGTGCTGCCGGATTGCTACCTGATTCCGCCGAACTCGACCGCGGAGGACTTCGCCTACAGTCTCCACTCCGATATCGGCGATGGCTTCCTCCACGCGATCGACTGCCGAACGAACCGCCAACTGGGCAAGGACTACGAAGTCGAGTCTCGAGATGTAATCGAAGTGATCACGACGAACTGA
- a CDS encoding TRC40/GET3/ArsA family transport-energizing ATPase: MEPFVFFGGKGGVGKTTVSCAYALRCARDGQRTLVVSTDPAHSVTDVFDQPFDDSPQPVDGIDGLDAMEIDPEDEVTRHLDEIRQDLSEQVSASMVNEINRQLEMAHGTPGAYESALFDRFVDVMRNSEPYDRVVFDTSPTGSTLRLLGLPDLLEGWIDRLMHKRRTSIDLFEKAAVGNNEPRRVMEGDPVLARLQGRKEFFEFAGSALHDDAAFFLVLNPDELSLNETERAIADLQEKDLAVRGLVANKLTPLPDPDEDGRGARYLRERVETETERLETIRSEFGPPLVAEIGWRSAEVKGDLLADVAAELDIETAVEPPTHV; encoded by the coding sequence ATGGAGCCGTTCGTCTTCTTCGGTGGGAAGGGCGGCGTCGGCAAAACGACGGTGTCGTGTGCGTACGCGCTCCGCTGTGCACGCGACGGCCAGCGGACGCTCGTCGTCTCGACCGATCCGGCCCACTCCGTGACCGACGTGTTCGACCAGCCGTTCGATGACTCCCCGCAACCAGTCGACGGGATCGACGGGCTCGACGCGATGGAGATCGATCCCGAGGACGAGGTGACCCGTCACCTCGATGAAATCCGACAGGACCTCTCCGAGCAGGTGTCGGCATCGATGGTCAACGAGATCAACCGTCAACTCGAGATGGCTCACGGAACGCCGGGTGCCTATGAATCGGCGCTATTCGACCGGTTCGTCGACGTGATGCGGAACTCGGAGCCGTACGATCGGGTCGTCTTCGACACCTCGCCGACGGGCAGCACGCTCCGGCTGCTCGGCCTCCCCGACCTGCTGGAGGGCTGGATCGACCGACTGATGCACAAGCGACGGACGAGCATCGACCTCTTCGAGAAGGCCGCCGTCGGGAACAACGAACCGCGCCGCGTGATGGAGGGTGATCCCGTCCTCGCGCGACTCCAAGGCCGCAAGGAATTCTTCGAGTTCGCCGGCTCGGCACTGCACGATGACGCCGCCTTCTTCCTCGTCCTGAACCCGGACGAACTCTCGTTGAACGAGACCGAACGTGCGATCGCCGACCTGCAGGAGAAAGACCTCGCTGTTCGAGGCCTCGTCGCCAACAAACTCACACCATTGCCCGACCCCGACGAGGACGGCCGCGGCGCGCGTTACCTCCGCGAACGCGTCGAGACGGAGACGGAACGTCTCGAGACGATCCGCTCGGAGTTCGGACCGCCGCTAGTCGCAGAGATCGGCTGGCGGAGCGCGGAGGTCAAGGGCGATCTCCTGGCCGATGTCGCCGCCGAACTCGACATCGAAACGGCGGTCGAGCCGCCGACGCACGTCTAA
- a CDS encoding GTP-binding protein, whose product MKTDTGGEIPVTILSGSLGAGKTTLLNHLLSNAGDRTLAVLVNDMGEVNVDAELVAEGSELELDDGIAELSNGCICCELQDDLETAVVRLARDRSFDHLVVESSGISEPAPVARLFTTESRVAALYDADTLVTVLDTPAFLEAFAGEERPERRGGEDDRPLSDLLVEQVEVSNLVLLNKADLCSDAELAEAEELVRALQPDAETIPTEFSAVDPDRLLGADLFDSSRVNDLPGWKRALESADDDHDHDESGRAAHDSDRDEDDHHGHHHPDEVYGVSSFVYRSRRPFHPERFAAFLRDLPRSIVRSKGTVWLADNEMRVSVAQAGPSVRATAQGPWIASLPEVERDMYRSNRPDLEWHDEYGDRRTELVCIGTDYDEEELRAVLEDALVTDEEWETAFDGPFPTAQGDETVIREP is encoded by the coding sequence ATGAAGACGGACACAGGCGGGGAGATTCCGGTGACCATCCTCTCAGGGAGTCTCGGTGCCGGCAAGACGACGCTGCTCAATCATCTGCTGTCGAACGCGGGCGATCGGACGCTGGCGGTCCTCGTCAACGACATGGGCGAGGTCAACGTCGACGCGGAACTCGTCGCCGAGGGCTCGGAACTCGAACTCGACGACGGCATCGCGGAGCTTTCGAACGGCTGTATCTGCTGTGAGCTCCAGGACGACCTCGAGACTGCCGTGGTCAGACTGGCTCGCGATCGGTCGTTCGACCACCTTGTCGTCGAGTCGTCGGGCATCTCCGAACCCGCCCCCGTCGCCCGGCTGTTCACAACCGAATCCCGCGTCGCTGCACTCTACGATGCCGACACGCTCGTGACCGTCCTCGACACACCCGCATTTCTCGAGGCCTTCGCGGGCGAGGAACGGCCGGAGCGGCGAGGAGGCGAGGACGACCGGCCGCTCTCGGATCTGCTTGTCGAGCAGGTCGAGGTCTCGAATCTCGTCTTGCTCAACAAGGCGGATCTGTGTTCCGACGCGGAACTCGCGGAGGCCGAAGAACTCGTCCGTGCGCTCCAGCCAGACGCCGAGACGATCCCGACGGAGTTCTCGGCCGTTGATCCCGATCGACTGCTCGGTGCCGACCTGTTCGATTCGAGTCGTGTGAACGACCTTCCGGGCTGGAAGCGAGCGCTCGAGTCGGCCGACGACGACCATGACCACGACGAGAGTGGGCGTGCCGCTCACGACAGCGATCGGGACGAGGACGACCACCACGGCCATCACCACCCCGACGAGGTGTACGGCGTCTCGTCGTTCGTCTACCGGTCTCGCCGACCGTTCCACCCCGAGCGGTTCGCCGCGTTCCTCCGGGATCTCCCGCGATCGATCGTCCGCTCCAAGGGAACCGTCTGGCTCGCCGACAACGAAATGCGGGTCTCGGTCGCCCAGGCCGGTCCGTCGGTCAGGGCCACCGCACAGGGGCCCTGGATCGCGAGCCTCCCCGAGGTCGAGCGCGACATGTATCGGTCGAACCGCCCCGACCTCGAGTGGCACGACGAGTATGGCGATCGTCGGACCGAACTCGTCTGTATCGGCACCGACTATGACGAGGAGGAACTCCGAGCGGTGCTCGAGGATGCGCTCGTCACCGACGAGGAGTGGGAGACGGCGTTCGACGGCCCGTTCCCCACAGCACAGGGCGATGAGACCGTCATCCGGGAGCCGTAG
- a CDS encoding carbon starvation CstA family protein — translation MTQIIWIIAAVLVTFTVGYVGYSRYLTQFVELDENAETPAHKYEDGQEYVPSKKPVLLGHHYSSIAGGAPIVGPITAGAIWGWVPALLWIALGNPLMGAVHDFVSLSGSLRHEGKSIGYMIGEYVGKSGKNMLLWFAFLTIMLVVAVFALVVGIVFNAYPQVVTASLLYIGLALVFGVYLYQFNGPFIPGTILFVAGVFAAVWVGLEYPLALFAGDYPAETIVLLGGTGDWVPGAAALGGNTAGWIPLVMVYAAIASALPVWVLLQPRDYLSSFLLYTGVGGAIVAIIVGTILGTSSSPLVIDSSIGAFEGFWGVEAAGLAPLFPLLFITIACGTISGFHSLVSSGTTAKQLNNETDARLIGYGGMLGEGLLAAVALSTLAVAGFADPAGGIGAALPNFAEGGGIILTSLGISETVGAVFMALVLCSFLLTSTDTAVRLGRYMMEELVGTPAGRTDTGLNLDPRSIARGRYTNPVVQIIPAYLLVVSGQWVVLWQLFGGANQLLAALALLTATVWLANWDDNKQLISTGVPMAIMVTITILGLSILVFYENLYLNLIQGGAETTGAMISSGVQMALGLVLIGLALALVRLGYKNIRTVRRGPETPAAEPGDD, via the coding sequence ATGACACAGATAATCTGGATCATTGCGGCAGTATTGGTGACCTTTACCGTCGGCTACGTGGGGTACTCGCGATATCTCACACAGTTCGTTGAGCTCGACGAGAATGCGGAAACACCAGCACACAAATACGAGGACGGACAGGAGTACGTGCCATCGAAGAAACCGGTCCTGTTGGGCCACCACTACTCGAGTATCGCGGGTGGGGCACCGATCGTGGGACCGATCACGGCCGGTGCCATCTGGGGATGGGTGCCCGCCTTGCTGTGGATCGCGCTCGGGAACCCGCTGATGGGTGCCGTTCACGACTTCGTTTCGCTGTCGGGGAGTCTCCGCCACGAGGGAAAGTCGATCGGTTACATGATCGGTGAATACGTCGGGAAGAGCGGCAAAAACATGCTGTTGTGGTTCGCGTTCCTGACGATCATGTTGGTTGTGGCAGTGTTCGCACTGGTCGTGGGGATCGTCTTCAACGCGTATCCACAGGTGGTAACAGCGTCCCTGCTCTACATCGGGCTGGCACTGGTGTTCGGTGTCTACCTCTACCAGTTCAACGGCCCGTTCATCCCCGGGACGATTCTGTTCGTCGCGGGGGTCTTCGCGGCCGTCTGGGTGGGGCTCGAGTACCCGCTGGCGCTGTTCGCCGGCGACTACCCGGCCGAGACGATCGTGCTACTTGGCGGTACCGGCGACTGGGTGCCGGGGGCGGCCGCACTCGGCGGTAACACAGCGGGGTGGATTCCGCTCGTAATGGTTTACGCTGCGATCGCGAGTGCACTCCCGGTGTGGGTGTTGCTCCAGCCACGTGACTACCTGTCGTCGTTCCTGCTGTACACCGGTGTCGGCGGGGCGATCGTCGCGATCATCGTCGGAACGATCCTCGGAACGTCGTCCAGCCCGCTCGTCATCGATAGTTCCATCGGCGCGTTCGAAGGGTTCTGGGGAGTCGAAGCCGCCGGATTAGCGCCGCTGTTCCCGCTACTGTTCATTACGATTGCCTGCGGGACGATCAGTGGATTCCACTCGCTGGTCTCCTCGGGGACGACCGCCAAACAGCTCAACAACGAGACCGACGCCCGGCTGATCGGCTACGGCGGGATGCTCGGCGAAGGGCTCCTCGCGGCAGTCGCGCTCTCGACGCTCGCGGTGGCGGGCTTCGCCGACCCCGCGGGCGGAATCGGCGCTGCGCTTCCGAACTTCGCCGAAGGTGGCGGCATCATCCTGACGAGTCTCGGTATTTCCGAGACCGTTGGCGCCGTGTTCATGGCGCTCGTCCTCTGTAGCTTCCTGCTCACGTCGACCGACACGGCCGTCCGTCTCGGTCGATACATGATGGAGGAGCTCGTCGGCACGCCTGCGGGACGCACCGATACGGGACTGAACCTCGACCCGCGCTCGATCGCACGCGGCCGGTACACGAACCCGGTCGTTCAGATCATTCCCGCGTACCTGCTCGTCGTCTCCGGCCAGTGGGTCGTCCTCTGGCAGCTGTTTGGCGGCGCGAATCAGCTGCTCGCGGCGCTTGCACTGCTGACCGCGACCGTCTGGCTCGCCAACTGGGACGACAACAAACAGCTCATCTCGACCGGCGTCCCGATGGCGATCATGGTCACGATCACCATTCTCGGACTGTCGATCCTGGTGTTCTACGAGAACCTCTACCTGAATCTGATTCAGGGCGGCGCTGAAACCACCGGGGCAATGATCTCCTCGGGCGTCCAGATGGCTCTCGGTCTCGTGCTCATCGGCTTGGCGCTCGCACTCGTCCGGCTTGGATACAAGAACATCCGGACCGTCCGTCGCGGACCCGAGACGCCCGCAGCCGAACCGGGCGACGACTAA
- a CDS encoding alanine--glyoxylate aminotransferase family protein has product MTDDRLRMTPGPTEVPAAVRERMSEPTPNPDVEPEFFDFYRDLTSKLEAVYGDDDIAILGGEGILGLEAAIASLVEPGDRVLCLSNGLYGEGFADFVEMYDGEAVVCDVPWREPLDREAIESELEDEAFDVATMVHCETPTGVLNDLEPVLGVLEDHDVISVVDAVSSLGGVPVPTETIDVCLGASQKCFSAPPGLTVCSVSDRAWRKIESFETNGLYTDLEPWRDAADEEWFPYTHLSSNLYGLDTAIDLLLEEGIEDVFERHEAAATRCRERAAELGLSIYPDEARSSPTVTALEVPGRAAALQQTLAEEHDIVLVTGLGDLADDVLRIGHMGHNARLERVDRTMDALETVLSVRN; this is encoded by the coding sequence ATGACCGACGATCGACTGCGCATGACGCCCGGGCCGACCGAGGTGCCCGCAGCCGTCCGCGAACGGATGAGTGAACCGACGCCGAATCCCGACGTCGAACCCGAGTTCTTCGACTTTTATCGTGACCTCACGAGCAAACTCGAGGCGGTCTACGGCGACGACGATATCGCGATCCTCGGCGGCGAGGGTATCCTCGGGCTCGAGGCCGCCATCGCGTCACTGGTCGAGCCCGGTGACCGGGTGCTCTGTCTCTCGAATGGGCTCTACGGCGAGGGGTTTGCCGACTTCGTCGAGATGTACGATGGCGAAGCGGTGGTCTGCGACGTACCGTGGCGAGAACCGCTCGACCGCGAGGCCATCGAATCCGAACTCGAGGACGAGGCGTTCGACGTGGCGACGATGGTCCACTGCGAGACGCCGACGGGCGTCCTGAACGATCTCGAGCCGGTACTGGGCGTACTCGAGGACCACGACGTCATCAGTGTCGTCGACGCCGTCTCCTCACTCGGCGGGGTACCGGTCCCGACCGAGACGATCGACGTCTGTCTCGGGGCCTCCCAGAAGTGTTTCAGCGCGCCGCCGGGGCTGACCGTCTGCTCGGTCAGCGACCGCGCCTGGCGGAAAATCGAGTCATTCGAGACGAACGGTCTCTACACCGACCTCGAGCCGTGGCGCGACGCTGCCGACGAGGAGTGGTTCCCCTACACGCACCTGTCGTCGAACCTGTACGGACTCGACACCGCGATCGACCTGCTGCTCGAGGAGGGGATCGAGGATGTCTTCGAGCGACACGAAGCGGCCGCGACCCGGTGTCGCGAGCGAGCGGCCGAACTCGGGCTGTCGATCTACCCCGACGAGGCACGGTCGTCGCCGACTGTGACGGCGCTCGAGGTCCCCGGTCGAGCGGCGGCCCTCCAGCAGACGCTGGCCGAGGAGCACGATATCGTCCTCGTGACCGGTCTCGGTGATCTCGCAGATGACGTGCTCCGAATCGGGCACATGGGGCACAACGCGCGCCTCGAGCGCGTCGACCGGACGATGGACGCGCTCGAGACAGTCCTCTCGGTCCGCAACTGA
- a CDS encoding response regulator: MSDSPPDSSDPHNLLLVEDNPGDARLVEEALSESPPENILHTVSDGDEALDFLYQRDAYADAPRPDIVLLDWNLPGMSGADVLAELSDDPARRVIPIIVLTGSQSETDVVTAYTNCANACITKTGDPDAYITTIRVFEKFWLSVAELPNPNGKW; this comes from the coding sequence ATGAGTGATTCACCCCCGGATTCGAGCGACCCTCACAACCTGCTGTTAGTCGAGGACAATCCGGGGGACGCTCGACTCGTCGAGGAAGCGCTCAGCGAGTCCCCGCCCGAAAACATCCTCCATACCGTCTCTGACGGGGACGAGGCGCTCGATTTCCTCTATCAGCGCGATGCATACGCGGATGCGCCGCGGCCCGATATCGTCCTCCTCGATTGGAATCTCCCCGGCATGAGCGGTGCAGATGTGTTGGCGGAACTGAGCGACGATCCGGCCCGCCGCGTCATTCCGATTATCGTACTCACGGGGTCACAGTCCGAAACGGACGTCGTCACGGCGTACACGAACTGTGCGAACGCCTGTATAACGAAGACAGGCGACCCGGATGCGTACATCACCACCATTCGCGTCTTCGAGAAATTTTGGTTGTCGGTCGCCGAATTACCCAACCCCAACGGGAAGTGGTGA
- a CDS encoding class I SAM-dependent methyltransferase: MGERRIEHPVFAALYDRVMPDRFLVGPHREYLAADVSGRVLDLGAGTGAMIPYAADAGDADLEYHAVEPDPNMRRRAAGTADRSDMQVHLRDARAESLPYADDAFDVVLSSLVFCTIADPDAALEEVARVLQPGGELRFLEHIRDNGWRARAQDRLNPLWERAAAGCQLNRETVERFVGYDAFDVLEIERTGVGLFPATPVVRGRLRQQRDLSLSIGR; the protein is encoded by the coding sequence ATGGGCGAACGGCGGATCGAACACCCGGTGTTTGCAGCCCTCTACGATCGGGTTATGCCGGATCGATTCCTGGTCGGTCCCCACCGCGAGTACCTCGCGGCCGACGTCTCCGGTCGCGTCCTCGACCTCGGCGCGGGCACTGGCGCGATGATACCCTACGCGGCCGACGCTGGCGATGCCGACCTCGAGTACCACGCGGTCGAGCCGGACCCGAACATGCGACGCCGAGCGGCCGGCACGGCCGACAGGTCCGACATGCAGGTCCACCTCCGCGACGCTCGCGCCGAGTCACTGCCGTATGCCGATGACGCCTTCGACGTCGTCCTCTCGAGTCTGGTCTTCTGTACCATCGCCGACCCCGACGCAGCGCTCGAGGAGGTCGCCCGCGTCCTGCAGCCGGGCGGCGAACTGCGCTTTCTCGAGCACATCCGCGACAATGGCTGGCGCGCGCGGGCACAGGACCGTTTGAATCCGCTGTGGGAACGCGCTGCGGCCGGTTGCCAGTTGAACCGCGAGACAGTCGAGCGGTTCGTCGGGTACGACGCGTTTGATGTCCTCGAGATCGAACGGACCGGCGTTGGGCTGTTTCCGGCGACGCCGGTCGTTCGGGGACGGCTCCGACAGCAGCGCGACCTGTCGCTCTCGATCGGCCGGTGA
- a CDS encoding NAD(P)H-hydrate dehydratase yields MGRLQQTLSNVSDETGRDNGRVGIVGGSVAYPNQPALVGQAALRTGSDHVRAFVCEPIYEIVASHSPNLLVDHHGHDEFYDGAIERTREVSEWADAFVIGPGLVDADPDAVREVIDRIEIPIIVDALAIEPALEADLSNAILTPSGAEDDPIYEAYGSLETFSEETGAVITLTGDVDEIVAEGERIENETGTSALTVAGTGDTMAGIMASLLGQGMDRREAAELGAWILGKTGELATAEYGPGVVATDVIERIPNTIR; encoded by the coding sequence ATGGGACGGCTCCAGCAAACGCTCTCGAACGTCAGCGACGAGACGGGACGCGACAACGGCCGCGTCGGAATCGTCGGCGGGAGCGTCGCGTATCCAAACCAGCCCGCACTCGTCGGACAAGCTGCGCTCCGGACCGGGTCCGATCACGTCCGGGCGTTCGTCTGCGAACCGATTTACGAGATCGTCGCGAGTCACTCGCCGAACCTACTCGTCGACCACCACGGCCACGATGAGTTCTACGACGGCGCGATCGAACGCACACGGGAGGTCAGCGAGTGGGCCGACGCGTTCGTGATCGGTCCCGGCCTCGTCGATGCCGACCCCGACGCGGTCCGCGAGGTGATCGACCGCATCGAAATTCCGATCATCGTCGACGCGCTGGCGATCGAACCCGCGCTCGAGGCGGACCTCTCAAACGCCATCCTGACGCCCAGCGGTGCCGAGGACGACCCGATCTACGAGGCCTACGGCTCGCTCGAGACGTTTTCGGAGGAGACCGGGGCGGTCATCACGCTCACGGGCGATGTCGATGAGATCGTCGCCGAGGGCGAGCGAATCGAAAACGAGACGGGAACGTCGGCCCTGACCGTCGCCGGAACCGGGGACACGATGGCCGGCATCATGGCCTCGCTGCTCGGCCAGGGGATGGATCGCCGTGAGGCCGCCGAACTCGGCGCGTGGATCCTTGGCAAGACCGGCGAACTCGCGACGGCCGAGTACGGGCCCGGCGTTGTCGCAACTGACGTCATCGAGCGGATACCGAACACGATCCGGTAG
- a CDS encoding phosphoribosyltransferase family protein, with translation MFDDRTDAGERLAAELEARDLAVDVVLGIPRGALPVARPVADALDADLDVVVARKMGAPQNPELALGAVASDGSVWYNDDLIDRINASEEYLEEVRAEEAENARKKADRYREPGGLPDLQGKRVLLVDDGVATGATATACLRQVQETGADWVGLAVPVGSPRAVDDLEREADAVIALQTPTDFRAVGQFYRTFGQVSDEEALEYLDRES, from the coding sequence ATGTTCGACGACAGAACCGACGCCGGCGAACGCCTCGCAGCGGAACTCGAGGCCCGCGACCTCGCGGTCGACGTCGTCCTCGGGATTCCCCGCGGAGCCCTACCCGTGGCGCGGCCGGTCGCCGACGCACTCGACGCCGACCTCGACGTCGTCGTCGCACGGAAAATGGGGGCACCACAGAACCCCGAGTTGGCGCTCGGCGCAGTCGCGAGCGACGGGAGCGTCTGGTACAACGACGATCTGATCGATCGAATAAACGCTTCCGAAGAGTATCTCGAGGAGGTCCGGGCCGAGGAAGCCGAAAACGCGCGCAAAAAGGCGGATCGCTACCGCGAACCGGGCGGCCTGCCCGACCTTCAGGGGAAGCGAGTCCTGCTCGTCGACGACGGCGTCGCGACCGGCGCGACCGCGACGGCCTGCCTCCGACAGGTCCAAGAGACCGGGGCTGACTGGGTCGGCCTAGCCGTCCCCGTGGGCTCACCGCGGGCGGTTGACGATCTCGAGCGGGAGGCCGACGCGGTGATCGCTCTGCAGACGCCCACGGACTTCCGCGCCGTCGGCCAATTCTACCGAACCTTCGGACAGGTGAGCGACGAGGAGGCGCTCGAGTACCTCGATCGAGAATCGTGA